TCTGTCCTACCGGAATAGATATCCGAAATGGGGTTCAGATGGAATGTGTCAACTGTACCGCCTGCATCGATGTGTGCGATGAAGTGATGGATAAAGTGGAGCGTCCCCGCGGGCTTATCCGCTATGCCTCCGACAATAGTGTGTTGCAGAGAACCCAAAAACTTATTACCGGAAGAGTAAAGCTCTATTCCTTCCTGTTATTGATTTTGGTTGGGGCTTTTGTAACCTTACTTGCCACTCGAGATGATCTGGGAGCTACGGTGACCAGGTTCAGGGGGATGACTTATCAGGCAAGAGAAACAGGGGATATCAGCAACCTGTACGAGGTAACCTTTATCAACAAGACTTTTGATCCCCAAACAGTAAGCCTCATTCCTCAGGATGAAAAATATACTGTGGAAGTGGTAGGGGACCAAAATTGGACCTTGGAAGGTCAATCCAAATTTGAAGGAAGGTTCTTTATCGTGACAGAAGCCGGTAAAATAAAAAGCAACCAGGAAAACATTACTTTATTGTTAACCCAAAACGGGAAAGTGATTGATAAGATCAAAACCAGTTTTGTAGGTCCAATTGCCAAATAATCAAATCGACAAACCAATAAAGAAAAATAATATGGATTGGGGAAAAGGAATAATACTTACACTTGCAGCTTTTGGCATTTTGATTCTGTCGATGGTGGTCATCTGTGTCAGACAGGATGACATTCACCTGGTTACCCAGAATTATTATGAGGAGGAAATCAAATACCAGGATCAAATTCAAAAAATGATCAATGCCAGCCAATTGGACCATGAGGTGCTGATCTATGATAATCAATTGAAGATTGTTGACCTGCACCTTCCTGTAGGAGCCAAGGGCACCTTGCATTTCTTTAGGCCTTCAGATGCCAGATTGGATCAAAAAATTGAATTTGATATTTCTGATGCTTCTGTCAATGCTGTAGATGTCAAAAGCCTGAAGCCTGGGTACTGGAGGGTAAAATTGACCTGGGTAGAAAACGGCACCGCATATTACCAGGAAAAGAAAATCACTATATAAATGATCTGGACAGCTTTCCTATTAGGGTTTTTGGGTTCCTTCCATTGTCTGGGAATGTGTGGCCCCATCGCTTTGGCAGTCTCTGCCAAAGACAGGGTTCCATTTTTGGCGAATAAGATTATTTATAATCTTGGCAGGACGTTTACTTATGCCTTATTGGGAGCATTGATAGGACTTATTGGATTAACTTTCTCCCTGGCAGGAATACAGCAATGGATCTCCATACTGATGGGAGGGTTGATTTTTTTTATGGCCTTCTTTTATAAGCAATCCGAAAGATGGATTGCGCAAAAGGGTTTCTTTGGAGGGGTTTTTAAATTAAAAAGTGCTTTAGGTCAATTTCTGAAAAAAGGGGGTACTACCGCATTTTTTATCTCAGGTGTACTGAATGGACTTTTGCCTTGCGGTATGGTCTATATCGCTTTGATCGCATCCCTTGCACTGCAGAGTCCCCTGGAGGGAGCCTTGTATATGTTCTTCTTTGGCCTTGGCACCATACCCATGTTGGTAGCCGTGATGCTTACTGGAAAAATCCTTTCCATACCTATCCGCAACAAACTGACCAATGCCATGCCATATTTAGCCATGTTTATTGGCATTCTCTTTATTGTCAGGGGTTTAGGGTTAGGAGTACATTATTTAAGTCCAAAGCTCCCTGCCGTTGAGGATGGAAAGGTAACTACTGAAATGACCGTTTGCGACTGAATTCAATCTGCCAAACTTGATGAGACAAAAAATGCTGCCCTCACAAAAGAGCAGCATTTTTAAAAAATGGGTTATCCGGGTTATTTCTTCAAAGGCCGGGGACATTAGGTTTAAATGGCTTTGCTGAATCCGAATTTCTGGCTTTCCTTTTCCTGCATTCTTTGGTCGAAGGTCATACAGATATTACGGATAAAGGGCATGCCCTCTTTTTTTATTTTAATTCCGGTAGCATCAAAATCAATAAGGCCTTCCTCTTTAAATATTTTCAGCTTGTCCCAGTTCTTTTTCCCAAGCTTGGAATAGTAACAGAAATCCCAGCGGGCTTCCTGATTGCAGATCAATTGAAGTATCAGGTTTCTGTTTTGGATGTCTTCTGAACTCATAAGATGTCCTTTGCTGATGGCGAAATGTCCCAAGCTAATCTGCTCTTTGTAGAGGTCGATTTCCTTGGTGTTTTGTGCATAGGCATAATATACATCGGAAATGGAACTGTTGCCCAGGCCTATCAGTATTTTGGAAGGGGAGGTGGTATATCCCATGAAGTTCCTGTGCAGGGTTTTATTTTCTTTGGCCAAATAGAGTGGATCCTTAGGAAGGGCAAAATGGTCCATTCCAATTTCCAGGTATCCCATGGATTGGAGGATTTCTTTCCCTACTTCATAGAGTCTCCTCTTTTCGGCTTCATTGGGTAAATGTTGCTCAAAACTCTTCTGGGCAGGGAAGGCTGATGGAAGATGGGCATAGCTGTAAAATGCAATGCGGTCAGGTTTTAAAAGGGACACTTTTTCAAAAGTATCTTTGATGGTTTCCAGATTCTGATGGGGCAGCCCATAGATCAGGTCAAAATTGACAGAATCATAGCCGATTTCTCTTGCCACATCTGTCGCTTCTTTTACCCTTTCGAAAGGCTGAATCCGGTGAATGGCTTTTTGTACCTCCAAATTGAAATCCTGTATGCCAAAGCTCACCCTTCGGAAGCCCAGGTCAAAAAGGGTCTGAAGGTGTTCCCTAGTGGTATTGTTGGGGTGGCCTTCAAAACTGAATGCCGCCTCAGGCATTACCGAGGAAGTCTCCAAGATGAAATCCAGCATTTCTTTGAGGGATTGGGGAGAGAAAAAAGTCGGGGTGCCTCCTCCCAAATGGATGCCGGCCAATTTAGGCTTGGTATCCAAAACCTTCAGGTATGCCGACCATTCATTCATAATGCTGCTGATGTAGGGAGCTTCTACCGCATGGTTTTTGGTGATCCGTTTGTTGCAGCCACAGTAGGTGCACAAGCTTTCGCAATAAGGAAGGTGGATATAGAGCGTCACTCCTTCCTTATCCCCAAAATCTTCATATGATTTTTTGACCATACTCACCCAGCCTCTTTCGCTCAGATCATCTTCCCAAAGCGGGACGGTTGGGTAAGAAGTATACCTGGGAGCAGGAACATTGTATTTTTTGATCAGATCAAGTTTGGTGGTTTCCATGCTTACTCATTTTGATACAAATTTCGATGAAGCTTTTTAGGTTTTTAATGACCTTTGATAAGTGTCAAAACTGATAATGGTCATGTTTTTTAAGCTTTTTCATGGGATTGGCTCAATTCATTTTGGTGATTGCTTGAGGTATTTTCCAAAAAATCGATATTTTTAGAAACCTTAACCCTGAATGACCTATGGAAAAACAAGCAATGGATAGATCAAGAAGAGACTTTATTTCGAAATCGGCTGCGTTGGCAGCAGGATCCGTATTTTTTACAGGAATAGCGGAGGCCTTACAGCTTCATGAGCGCCCAAATCAGAAAATGAGAATTGCTATGGTAGGATTGGGGATCAGGGGTGTGAATATGTTTGGAAGGGATGTGCAGCGGGTTTACAAGGATCAGATAGAGTTTGTTGGTCTATGTGACCATAATGAGGGTAGATTAAAGTTTGGCCAGCAATATATCGGTGTAAATTGTCCGCTTTACACGGATCTTGACAAGATGCTGCGGGAGCAAAAACCGGATGTGGTGATCGTCACTACCGTGGACAATACCCATCATACATTTATTATCAAGGCTTTGGAGTCCGGTATCCATGTGATCACAGAAAAACCCATGACCACAGATGAGGTGAAATGCCAGGCCATTTTGGATGCCGAGCGGAAATCCGGGAAGAAAGTAATAGTCACCTTCAATTACCGCTATTCCCCTCATCGGCAGCGCATGTATGAAATCATCCGTAGTGGGGAAATCGGAGAGGTGACCTCTGTGGATTTCCATTGGTACCTGGACACCTCCCATGGCGCGGATTATTTCAGGAGATGGCATGCCTACAGGGAGAAAGGAGGAACTTTACTGGTTCACAAATCCACGCACCATTTTGACCTGCTCAACTGGTGGCTGGATTCTGATCCTGAAGAAGTTTTTGCCTATGGGGCTTTGGAGTTTTATGGAAAGAACGGGCCATTTAGGCATACCCACTGCCGTCCTTGTCCCCACAAAAACAAATGTGACTTTCATTGGGATATTACCAAAAATTCCCATTTGGTAGACCTGTATGTCAACAATGAACAGTATGACGGATACTTAAGGGATGGCTGTGTTTTCAGAGAAGATATAGACATTTATGATAAAATGGCCGTTCAGATACGGTATATGAATGGAGTGCAGGTGAGTTACTCCTTGACAAGCTATTCCCCTTATGAAGGATACAGGATTGCTTTCAATGGCACCAAAGGGCGTCTGGATGCCTGGATCAAAGAAAGTCAGCCCTGGGAGGAATCTGATCAGGATGAACTCCGCCTGACAAGAAACTTTGGGACTTCGGAAATCATTATCATTCCACATGGTGGAGGGGGACACGGGGGAGGAGATACCCGTTTGAAAGATAAGCTGTTCAAAGATCCCTCGATGGCCGACCCATACAGACAATCCGCAGGAACAAGAGATGGTGCCATGTCCATCTTGGTAGGAATAGCGGCCAGGAAAAGCATAGAGAGCGGTAAGCCGATTAAAGTTGCGGATCTTACAGATATTAAGTTGGAAAAAACAGGCAGGGGAATGGTATAAACCATCCCCTGAATTTTTTAAGCTTCTTTGAATTCCACCCTGCTGATGATATCCATGATCAGATGCAGCATGATGGCTGTTACCAGACCCATGCCAATGCACATGCCCAAAAGGCCATAGACAAATTGCTTACTGATTATGAAGGCGAATACTCCTGACAAGAAAGAGGGAATGATTCCGAAAAAGAAAACACCGGAGATGATCAAAGGCTTGATCAATTTCCTGTCCCAGGACTCTTCAAAGCCCACATTCGTAACCAGGGCAATCCCAAATCCAGTGAGGTAGTACAATAAAAGCAGCAAAGGGAAAACCAAGATTAAGCCCCAATGGAGTTCGGCGATAAATACGGCAGGAACTATGGTCAGCAAGCCCAAAACGAGCGTTTGATACATATCGAGTTTGATCAAATTCCAGAATTTACTCGTCCAGGAAGCCGGGATAAGAATAAAAAAGGGCTTTTTCATATCACCCAAATTGGTTTTTCCGAGTCCGCCTATAAAATATATACTTACTAAAAAAACCAGATAACCGTAGAGGACCTTATGGGTCAAGAGGTCAAATCTTGAAAGCAGGGCCAATACCAAAGCAATCCCTGCAAAAATAAAGGTGTACAAACCTGCCAATGGATGGAAATCCAGTCGCGATCCATTGACATAATTTCTCCAATACAATGCCACTGCACCCTGTCCGAAGTTAGAGACTTCCAGTTTCTTTTTGGTATTCAGTCCATAGGTAGCTTCTGATACTTCCTGACTTTTTACTTTTTCCTTGTTTTCTTCCTTGGACCTGGTGCTTTCAAGCACATCCTCATAAAATTGCCCGGAATGTAAGATTACCTGATTGATAAGCAGAATGCTCAATAGCACATAAGCCATGGAAAAACCTGCTAATTTCAGGAGGTCCCCATTTTCCAAAAACAGCACCATTGCCCTGCTCCAACCCACCAAGGGAAAGAAGTCAAACCAAGGGGAACCTACCCAAGCGAACATTCCTTCCCAGAATTTTTCGCCACGTAAACCGGGAATCAAAATCATGGCCGCAAGCAATATGGAAAAGAAGACCAAGATTTTTTTGACAAGGGGATAAATATGGTACTTGGTATTGAGGGTATAAAGCAAAAATTTGATCGGGGAAATGATAAAGATGAATAAACCTATACCCAATGCCATGGCCAAAACTTTCATAGCGTTCAGCTGCAGGTATTCATTGACAGAAGCGGTGATATATACCATAAAAATAGCTGAGCCTCCCAATGCCGGGATCAGGCTTCTGAGCATGTAATACAACAGGATATTGGCAGGGGCTACTGGAGATGTAAACAGTAGATTGACATCTGCCATGCTGAAAAAGCTGATATTTTTCTTGGTGGCCTTGAACAATTGGAACATCAGGATTACCAAGGCTACCAAGGTGATCCCGCCTCGGATGCTGAAAAGCTCTACAGCAATTTCTGTAAGGATATTGGAAACTTCTTCAATATCATCCGAACTGTTGTTTTGACTGCTTTCAAAACCTTTGGTATAGAAAAAACCGATATAGCCTATCACAAAGAGATAGGGCAGTAGCCTTGCCGGATTTTTGAAAAGTAGCTTGATATTGTTCACCAGGATAAAAATATCCTTTCGGAGCAAAAGTCTGAACTCATTCATCTTTGGTCAATTCTAAAAATAAGTCCTCTAAACTGGAATCATTACTTTCGCTGAAGGTAGCTTTTAAATTGGCCAGGGTGTCATTGCCGATAATATTGCCGTCCTTCATGATCATGATACGATCCGCAATGGTCTCTACGCTATCAATAAGGTGGGTGCTGACCAATATTGTTTTTCCATTTTCCTTCAACTCTTTGAAGATTCTTTTGGTGTTCTTGATAGCTTTTGGATCAAGTCCGATCATGGGTTCGTCAAAAAATAAAAGCTCAGGATCAGGCAATAATGCACAACAGATAGATACTTTTTGGCGCATACCTTTGGAAAGGTCCCTGCCCAACTTGTCCTGCTTGTCTGTCAATTCATAAATTTCCATCCATTCTTCAGCTTTCCTTTTCCAGTCTTCGACTGCATATGCCTGAGCAATGAACTGCATGTGTTCCTTCACGGTGAGAAGGTCATACACGTGTGGTGTTTCCGGGATGTAAGAGAACATTTTTTTGGCAGGAACGGAAAGGTGGTCATAACCACCTATGCGGATACTTCCTGCTGTTTTTCTCAATAAACCTACAATACACTTCATCGTGGTGCTTTTCCCTGCTCCGTTGGGTCCAAGAAGTCCGACAACTTCCCCTCCCTGTAATGAAAAACTGATGTCATTGACGGCATTCTGTTTGCCGTATCTTTTGACCAAACCTTCTACTTCTAACATGGACGATGTAAAAATTTAAATACCCCTATTAAACTTTCCTCTTGGCATTTAAGTTGCGAGAAGGCAAAAATATTGGAGATAAATTTTAGTGGTGTTCTTTTTTAAAAGAATTTCCTATATTCAAGTCATAAATGCAACACTAAGGGTTTAAGGGAAGGAACCTGGGTTCCTTCCCTTAGGCTGAAAATATTAATTTTGTGTTGTCATGAATAAATTTAAACATCTCAGCCAGGAACAAAGGTACCAAATAGAGGCTTTATTTAGAAACGGAACTTCCCAGACCAAAATCGCTGCGATTATCGGTGTCAACAAAAGTACTGTATCCAGAGAACTTCAAAGAAATACCGGCAAGAGGGGCCGTTATAGCGGTGAATATAAGGCTGCAGTTGCCCAGAACCGTACAGACGAAAGACATAGACTCAAGAGAAAGCGAATCAAATTTACCGAGTCCCTTAAAGAAGAGGCCCGCAAATTCCTTGTTGTTGACAAATTGAGCCCAGAGCTAATATCGGTCACCTGGAAGAAACAAGGTAAAGAAGGGGTTTGTCATGAGACACTCTACAACTGGATATTTACTGCCAAAAAAAGTAGCCATTGGAGATACCGAAGGGACAGGGAGCTTTAC
This Cecembia calidifontis DNA region includes the following protein-coding sequences:
- a CDS encoding FixH family protein, whose amino-acid sequence is MDWGKGIILTLAAFGILILSMVVICVRQDDIHLVTQNYYEEEIKYQDQIQKMINASQLDHEVLIYDNQLKIVDLHLPVGAKGTLHFFRPSDARLDQKIEFDISDASVNAVDVKSLKPGYWRVKLTWVENGTAYYQEKKITI
- a CDS encoding sulfite exporter TauE/SafE family protein; translated protein: MIWTAFLLGFLGSFHCLGMCGPIALAVSAKDRVPFLANKIIYNLGRTFTYALLGALIGLIGLTFSLAGIQQWISILMGGLIFFMAFFYKQSERWIAQKGFFGGVFKLKSALGQFLKKGGTTAFFISGVLNGLLPCGMVYIALIASLALQSPLEGALYMFFFGLGTIPMLVAVMLTGKILSIPIRNKLTNAMPYLAMFIGILFIVRGLGLGVHYLSPKLPAVEDGKVTTEMTVCD
- the hemN gene encoding oxygen-independent coproporphyrinogen III oxidase, giving the protein METTKLDLIKKYNVPAPRYTSYPTVPLWEDDLSERGWVSMVKKSYEDFGDKEGVTLYIHLPYCESLCTYCGCNKRITKNHAVEAPYISSIMNEWSAYLKVLDTKPKLAGIHLGGGTPTFFSPQSLKEMLDFILETSSVMPEAAFSFEGHPNNTTREHLQTLFDLGFRRVSFGIQDFNLEVQKAIHRIQPFERVKEATDVAREIGYDSVNFDLIYGLPHQNLETIKDTFEKVSLLKPDRIAFYSYAHLPSAFPAQKSFEQHLPNEAEKRRLYEVGKEILQSMGYLEIGMDHFALPKDPLYLAKENKTLHRNFMGYTTSPSKILIGLGNSSISDVYYAYAQNTKEIDLYKEQISLGHFAISKGHLMSSEDIQNRNLILQLICNQEARWDFCYYSKLGKKNWDKLKIFKEEGLIDFDATGIKIKKEGMPFIRNICMTFDQRMQEKESQKFGFSKAI
- a CDS encoding Gfo/Idh/MocA family protein → MEKQAMDRSRRDFISKSAALAAGSVFFTGIAEALQLHERPNQKMRIAMVGLGIRGVNMFGRDVQRVYKDQIEFVGLCDHNEGRLKFGQQYIGVNCPLYTDLDKMLREQKPDVVIVTTVDNTHHTFIIKALESGIHVITEKPMTTDEVKCQAILDAERKSGKKVIVTFNYRYSPHRQRMYEIIRSGEIGEVTSVDFHWYLDTSHGADYFRRWHAYREKGGTLLVHKSTHHFDLLNWWLDSDPEEVFAYGALEFYGKNGPFRHTHCRPCPHKNKCDFHWDITKNSHLVDLYVNNEQYDGYLRDGCVFREDIDIYDKMAVQIRYMNGVQVSYSLTSYSPYEGYRIAFNGTKGRLDAWIKESQPWEESDQDELRLTRNFGTSEIIIIPHGGGGHGGGDTRLKDKLFKDPSMADPYRQSAGTRDGAMSILVGIAARKSIESGKPIKVADLTDIKLEKTGRGMV
- a CDS encoding putative ABC exporter domain-containing protein, coding for MNEFRLLLRKDIFILVNNIKLLFKNPARLLPYLFVIGYIGFFYTKGFESSQNNSSDDIEEVSNILTEIAVELFSIRGGITLVALVILMFQLFKATKKNISFFSMADVNLLFTSPVAPANILLYYMLRSLIPALGGSAIFMVYITASVNEYLQLNAMKVLAMALGIGLFIFIISPIKFLLYTLNTKYHIYPLVKKILVFFSILLAAMILIPGLRGEKFWEGMFAWVGSPWFDFFPLVGWSRAMVLFLENGDLLKLAGFSMAYVLLSILLINQVILHSGQFYEDVLESTRSKEENKEKVKSQEVSEATYGLNTKKKLEVSNFGQGAVALYWRNYVNGSRLDFHPLAGLYTFIFAGIALVLALLSRFDLLTHKVLYGYLVFLVSIYFIGGLGKTNLGDMKKPFFILIPASWTSKFWNLIKLDMYQTLVLGLLTIVPAVFIAELHWGLILVFPLLLLLYYLTGFGIALVTNVGFEESWDRKLIKPLIISGVFFFGIIPSFLSGVFAFIISKQFVYGLLGMCIGMGLVTAIMLHLIMDIISRVEFKEA
- a CDS encoding ABC transporter ATP-binding protein; the protein is MLEVEGLVKRYGKQNAVNDISFSLQGGEVVGLLGPNGAGKSTTMKCIVGLLRKTAGSIRIGGYDHLSVPAKKMFSYIPETPHVYDLLTVKEHMQFIAQAYAVEDWKRKAEEWMEIYELTDKQDKLGRDLSKGMRQKVSICCALLPDPELLFFDEPMIGLDPKAIKNTKRIFKELKENGKTILVSTHLIDSVETIADRIMIMKDGNIIGNDTLANLKATFSESNDSSLEDLFLELTKDE